aGTTTACAATATCCAAAATTTCAAGAACCTCAGGCTCTAAGTTACTTCGTTTTCTTTTAGGAACACTCCTTACGGCTCGCGTACACCAAATCCGTCATCGGCCGAATTATGCTCGGACGTTGTCGGCCGAACTCAGCCGATAGAACCAAGCACATAGAAAGAAAAGAGAGTGCGTACACCACTGAAAGTGACATCGTCCGTTGTAGTACGTTGACGCCCGATAATAACCGATCAACCGGCATAATCCGAACTTGTTTGGATTTTTCGTCCGTTGTCGGGTTGATTTATACATAGATATTGCTAAAAGCTTTTTCTTTCCAAACATTGGCGGtatgaactttcaaaaatataaatttctttaaaatattccattaaaaacaattattatatgcACTTCAAGTTTCGCAAAGTCAGTCTACAGACCGGCAGCGACGTTTTAGATCGGAAGCAGTGTATGCAGACGATCGTCCGAGAAAGTCGTCCGAGTAGTTCCGACCCGATGTCGGCCGATAATTCGGTTTTAGTGTACGCGAACGGTTAGCTaacctttaaaggcttggccacaccggagggtatgcggtagcggtacgggtagaggtaacggtacttgtatgaaaaaaattccaaactgacatatcaacgttcaggtgtggaatttttttcatacaaatatcgttaccgctacccgtacctctaccgcataccctccggtgtggccaaaccttaaaggcttggccacaccgaagggtacatgcggtagcggtacgggtacttgtatgaaaaaaattcaaaactgacacatcaacgttcagatgtggaatttttttcatacaattacccgtaccgctaccgtatgtacccttcggtgtggccaagccttaaggcttggccacaccggagggtatgcggtagcggtacaggTAGaggtaaaggcttggccacaccggagggtacgcggtagcggtacgggtagcggcaacgatatttgtattaaaaaaattccacacccgaacgttgatgtgtcagtttggaattttttccatacaaatacccgtaccgttacctgtacccctaacgcgtaccctccggtgtggccaagccttaacggtacttgtatgaaaaaaattccaaactgacatatcaacgttcagatgtggaatttttttcatacaaatatcgttaccgctacccgtacctctaccgcataccctccggtgtggccaagcctttaaggctatACAACACCGGGTACATgcggaattttttaaatacaaatatcgttaccgctacccgtaccgctaccgcataccctccgttGTGGCCACGAAGGAAAGGTATGGGGTAGCGGTACAGACAATTGTATGAAAATATTCATGCCTATTACAGAAGACACAGATGCACTGCGGCGGGCgagtgagagtcactttcacaTGATTTCGTATTACCGAACCCGCCACAGTGTGGGAtttcgcgaatttagcggaatttaattcgaaaaatgacttgtcttgtttgatgccaaaaccgGTTTTTCTTAAAGCTAATAGATTGTAGAAAGTGAAGTGATAATAAAAGAATTGATAGGTGGGGCGTGGGGATCATGATGTAAACAAAAATAGGGGTATTctcgatctggtgcaacaggcctagtaaaaatgtaaaattttatttttttacaatagatcgtaaCGATCATGGGGATCatggtgtaaacaaaaataGGGGTATTctcgatctggtgcaacaggcctagtaaaaatgtaaaattttatttttttacaatagatcgtaaCGACccttttcttatctatagtaaatattgaagcatgaatgaaatccatgatgttttttttaacagggttgttcctccactgttgcttcttctttttttccattttttataatttaattctttgttttgttcgggttaattaattttcacaaattattttacatcaaaagaaactaaattacgggacatgagtgccgacaaccataataaacagaataaaaaagacaaactgtttatcatgggcgacgcgacggtgagctgccatctgtcaaaaataattttactctattgtatttttattttgcaataggtctagggtatagcaaaagtgcaagactgttgtaaaattttaatccgtatattttgttgttgtagtgttgtaagattttacacttttgcacttttgcaatgatacaagaccagttgcatcggatcgtgaatacccctcaTAAAAATAGCTTCGAAGTTGCAGTTggcgattttttttctgtttatttggtGAAATAGATTACTttgctcttaattttttctcgtgcgtttggtgcttagaggatataatatatggagtgcttgtgctgttagttccgtgaagcttttatagagggctctagtttctttaagtttttcgatgactgCATGcgtccattttattttcatttgatggctgtcatcaacaagcttgtttatttacagctgcagaaccggactcgcactgaaaaaaGAAGGCAgtgacccctatccatgcatatggcgttacaatgtattaggtataggaacaagcactccatatattaggtgtgttttttattaccactgggcttaactggacaaaaaaaacgcatcggggcttaacctcaaatcttggcagcactgtatatttaATGTTCAGAAAACACAAGACACAACAAatatttagagttgtcatatttttcgctttcgagtttttcctttattttcatgtatgttttacaaaaaaaatacaataatgtatgctagtAAACCTAGTTTAATACATTTTATCATTCCAAACGTaagttttcacgtttgtaaacaaattctaaacagtttctgaaaaaattagtttggtagcacagatttaaaactgttcaaaaagttaagcccagagaaatctccgggctaaacaactaagcccacggggctaaagtgttgttgtatttaacatgtaaattgcttagccccgactgcgttttttttgtccagttaagaccagttgtaataaaaaacacacctattatatcctctaaggtttggtgtgtgttttaataaaagttttatttttgtttatattttctaaatatcaaggtataattatgtaagtaattttttatttcacaggttgttttacatttttgttttggtgattgaagttaaaaaaatgtgtttttttttctatttttgttgctTTGTTAGAGCAAAACTTTAGTTATTCCGCGTTATTCCGCTTAGAGACaatattcaatgcaagaatcactaaaatttgacaccccaattttgttatgatatatatatttttttttttttttttctaaatgaccataaaaaaaaatgatggcatACCGTAAaaatcgaataactttttgggattttgttagaagaagaatgttatatagaattagaaacttttttatttcacagggtgttcaaacaatttgtgaatttgattttaaaatagttccaataaaaatacagggtgttcaaattcaaagttagcagtaagaaaaaaaaaagaattaagttatttaaaaaattaaaaacggaaactatcaattaataaaaaaaagttttacatcTGATAAAGGTTGTTCCaattatattgataaaaataaattaattaaaaaaaaaaacaattgtttatttttcgaGCAATAGTAAGTGCCTTTAACgcgtatttttcacaaaatttgatatttgacaCAATGACTGATCTTCTGCATAGGTTGCTTAATACTTGAGATCCTTATTTAGCAAGCCTGGTAcatacggtagcggtacgggtacttgtatgaaaaaaattccaaactgacacatcgacgttcagatgtggaatttttttcatacaattacccgtaccgctaccgcatgtaccctctggtgtggccaagcctttaaaggcttggccacaccggggggtatgcggtagcggtacgggtagaggtaacggtacttgtatgaaaaaaattccaaactgacatatcaacgttcagatgtggaatttttttcatacaaatatcgttaccgctacccgtacctctaccgcataccctccggtgtggccaagccttaaaaaatattccacaccTAAACGTTGTCGCTctagtttggaatttttttcttacaattacctgcaccgctaccgcatgtacccttcggtgtggccaagcttttacatttattttgttCGAGTACGAGTGCCAattctttctttaaataatttactTTTCGTGTTTATTCAATGTTATATAACCTGTTTTCACagcagcccaaatgagataatttcgcaaattaggccagttcaaaattcaagtaattttttttttctatgcaatttgacattcgaaatgagataaatTACGAAATTATCGCTATacaattaaagtaaaaaataccaTCCCTTCGATAAATTGGACATGaactttataaatttataagaaCTGCTTATAAAAGATTGGTGAATCCGGCTATTAGCCAAataaaaattcctattttttaactatgtgTGTGTGCATCCACTTCTTCTTTATTGAAAATATCTTTGGAAATTGACAGTcggcaaaaaattgaaaaatcacaattttcaTTATTCATTTGTTTCTTGTTTGTACAAAAAGACCGGtgttatttctgtttttttctgaaatctATACTTAATTTTTACGTACCGTACCACAACGAATTCTATTTTACATTCCATAAATCGACTGACAACAAATAATGGCATCGGCATTAAGTATTTCCGGCAGAGCAAGTATTCATAGAGAGTCTACTCCGGGGAGTCCCAACTCATCAAGAAAACTTGCCCAAAATGATGACTCCCAGAATAATGACTCCCAACAAGAACTTTCTGATAGTCTTGATTCAGATGATGAAAATACaacacaaaattctgaaaaactACTTGTTGAACCAACAATAAAGAAAGGGCATTTAAAGAAACGAATTCAACCGAAAGCTAATGTTAATTATACTCTTGAGTCTGCATATTCAAGAGATGATGGTCAACCTTCAAGTCTTGTAAATAAGTCTAATTTTATTCTTatcttatttattataattgttCCTGTTGCCGTTGGTATCTATTTTAACGCTTCTTGGGTATCAACAAGTGACCAGTCACCaaaaaaagtttgttctttCAAAGAATTGCAAAACAAGTATCCCAAAGAGGGAGAATACCTGTGGCATAATATGAAGGTCGTAAACGAACATATTCTAAACAATAGGTGTgataaacctgcagtttttcttTTCGTACATCACGACAAgcaaattgctttaaaaattataaaagatatTGCTCAAACTTCATCTCGTTGCTTtggtaaataaataatattaggggtattcatgaTTCggtaaaattgcaaaattttattttctactagATACTACAACTATAacagacaaattttgcaccattctatttttttgttgcaatagggttagggtaggGTGGGTGCACCTATTTCTGAACAGCTCGTCGGCAGAAACCAAAATTGTTctagtcacaaaaagcaaattttacaggggacgatttttaagtttaaattcattgaAAGCGATATTTTTGTGCTCGTCGGTAActtaagttatgtttttttataaaacttactTCATTAGTAAATACAtgctattatttaatatttttaaaaaactaaaagcccaaaattggacataaaacaatttctatacaggtacgcactttccttaaataaaaagtggacttatgtagaacaaaatatgatgggacttagaacaatcaagaacaCTCGGGTGTCATTTTAGAAGGCTACttacctgtttttattgttcaatgtcccattaaattatattatctgctaaagaagttattttagacaaaaacggttttcaaattcggaaagagcaccctcaaattagtaaaactgcatcattatctcattttcggtaaaaaaaagttgatttagaacaattttgtttttcgcCGACGAGCTCTAGTAGCCGAACACCTTGGACGTATTATATCCATTCCTAACACTTTTCATTTAAAGATGTAAAAACAAACTGTTTTGTTctgttattttaaattgttcGGTAATAGGAAACCAAATTTTATGAGTTTCCTTTCCCCGAACACTATTTTTCGGTTCACTTCCCAAAAATATACCCACATCATGCATCCGCAAATGTTGGAGTCTTTGAATGCCTCAAGAGTGACTACCGACTTACAATGAGGGAATGGATCAGTTTAAAAAGCAACGAACAATGGAAAATAGGTGACATAAACAAACTTCTGCGGACTGTTGACATAGGCTCggatcccatttttttttttataaaaatatatggaacatttttgtttacccTGAAGgttccatatttttttatttaaattagttATAAAAGAGTGTTTATCTTAAATAATTGAAGACAATTATTACAATTTATGGTGTTCCAGGCATCTTTGTGTGCAGAATTAGGCTGGTGAAAATGACATtccttcaatttttatttttttataataaaacctTTGAACTTATAGACacaatcttatttttttataataaagtatTCTTACacctttcataaaaaaaattattttactttttttttcttcaatatataatttgaatttttttgaatacttTTGAATTTCCGTTAACTGTTCGGGTTTTGGAGCACTCACCCTATATACAAAATTGTAGTCTGTTTGGTTTGGTTGTTTTAgtgtaagaaaatgttacacttttgcaagaATACAAACCCATTTGTATCGAAtagtgaatacccctattgaaaactaaaatttcaacattttaatgATATTATACTTTTTCCGAATAGATTCATCGCAAATCATACAAAATATTGACTTTTCATCGAAAGAAGCAATAGAAGATTATGGTCATGTTATTGCAACTTACAAGGATACTATCAAGGAGGgaaatgttattttaattgCCAATATCAATGAGGTAATAGCTAGTTCTATTAGGGTGGTATGTTCTTAAATATTTTCTACTTTGTAGATTCCTGGTGAAGCGGCAAAAGCTTTACATGCCATTTGCGATACAGTAACACCTTTggttaaaaaagttattattttgcTTTCATTGACTGCTGAACGAAGAAATAGCAACGGTAAGTTTTGGCGTTGTTTTGTTGTTAGCAATTATTCCCTATAAAACATTATTAAGCTGCCTGTTATCACAAGTTAtaactttacattttttaacttgGCCAGTCGATAAATAATCTTCGAATGATTACTTCATAGGCAATTTTATTAATCACTTCAAGCAGACAGTGGCAACTTCCTTAATTCACGACTGGCAATTAACAGAACTATGTGTCAAGGTctcattaaatttattaatgccTAAATTGATCTCCATTAAGTCGTCTCTAACTTCCTTTCGAATTTGTTGTAGATCATCTTCAATCTAATCACACTAATTCAGTTGGGATAATCCGCTAATTCTAAGACGAAATCCGCTAACGCGTTAGCCCATAGTTGATAGCCAAAAAATTTGTCGTTTGTTGACTATCCACTATTGcattagccgattccaccccactGGTCAATCGTTGATAACTCGCTCTAAATGTAAgattttgtttgcttattgACAAAAAACGAACCATACATTTTACGTAGGACATATTCAGTTCGAATGCGTCAATAAAGTTAGCATGCTTTTGCATATGTAACCCAATTTCTGAAATCCTGAAGATATATCTTTTGATATTAACGTTCAGATCTGATCATTCTGATGCTCTCAGTTTTAAAATAATCgtattatataattatttttttcactaaaatttttaatttttttagaaaaaatcattGATACTGCCGAGAATGCATTAAGGAAACTTTGGCAAGATAAAATTAAGCCAAATGAGTTGGATCCCATAATTACACGAGTAACTGATCAAGTTTTATTACTTCAGAGCACTTAAAATTAAGAGccaaaagaacacaaaaaaaaaaattaatttaagtttgcattattgaataaattttgtattgggagaataatattttttttaaacaattttttttcagttaaaagGTATAACCTTGAtatgtttcataaatttatcgttaataaagaaaaaaacaaattaacttaTATTGtggaatttgttttttaattacaacCAAGCAGAAATGATATTTATACGATAACAATTGAAAGAATAACAAATATAGTTTTACTACAATGACTATGTATTTAATCGGCACCATAACTCTAGAAGAAAGACTATCAGACCTATTGTGAGTATCGCGTGAAAGAGATTCCACAccggaaaattttaatttcacttttcccATATTGAAGTTTGAATTATAATAAGTTTTATGCTagttttaatcgttttttaaaGCAGTGACTttgtcaatttcatttttaaaattaaaattaagggCACAAATCAGCTTTGCAGGAACTTCCATTTTCTTacattaaccctttcgaacccaagctatgaaaatcaatattaaaaaatgtttttttcagtattatcgtgtcaaaaacatcacaactaagaaatatgaatagcaaaaagttatgttccaaaataataaatagcaaaactaatgtgttattctcatgttacatgtaagtaacatacactacctatgaccaccaaaaaacgtaagacaaatgagaaaataactttatagaacaataatgcaTGCTaattcttctaagccaaaacacaaaacacttaggttaggttaggtagaaatggctgtcaggaaaacgactgacacacttagaccacttattggtccgttgtgataccatgattttgcaaTGAAATttctcactaattaaaccagttggagcttttaatgaagcggtgaaggttgaagatgtcagtatttattagttcactagtatcttcaaagaaatatttttccaagtattttttacgtctactggaaagggcaggacatgagcagagaagatgttggattgtttcttcttcttcctcatcaaggcaacttctacagaagtcgttagagactacgccaagtcttatggcgtgtttacctatgagacagtgtcctgttaagacacctattacagagctgatatgcaatctgcctagagacaataaattttttgaacgttttggatctagcctaggccagatctgcttggtcttttggcaagttataatgtttgaccatcgtgtgtttgttgcctctatagcttcttgcttcagcatgagtttgcacgttgcgattggtataccaatatttgccttgttgggtaaaattggtattagagttccatttctggcgagttcgtctgctttgcagtttcccagaatatctctgtgacccggcacccaaaagaggtgaatgttaaactgttctgacatctccatgagagatgatcgacagtcgTGGGCAGTtacggagtttgtggaaaccgaaGCTAGCGATTTAAGGGCCgcctggctatcagagaagatgcggatatccgatgtagatatcacgttttctttgagccaagtcaatacttctttaatcgccattatttccgcttggaatacgctgcagtgattagggagaAGGAAGGAGAGACTAATATTAAGTCTATTTGAGTAAACCCCGCCACCCACTCCAtcattggttttagaaccatctgTGTAGAAAAGAATTGAATCATCGCTCAGAAACTCGGCATTGtcccattctgatctatttgggaTGGTGACTTCATTGATCATTGTGGATTGATCcgaatgaattcagaatatttgtgtgGCCAATAGAGGTATTGGTCCATTGAGAGATGGCTTGGAGTCGAATAGCAGTGCTCGCGGCCACTTGCCTGCTGAATATATctacaaaacactttctggataaacattttttatatctttttttcaaaattatgaccatatataaaaaaaaatgtttgcaaaaaaataaaaatgtggaaaaattaaaagtataatatttgactaactttttgtaataatccagtaactaggcattattatctttcaattagccatagaaacctaaaaaattatttgatggaatattttttacgaattttttaaGATATGTTACATAagagtaacgctggtaccgaaagggttaagtTAAAATTGCTTCTGCAACTACTGTCTAgatcaggcatgtcaaactcagtGGTTCCTAGACAGCGGGATCTAAATTTTGATGGGccgcaaaaaaagtaaaactaaacagatttataaaaataagaagaattaTAACATTAATGATTTCTTCCTGATAACTAGAATCTCTTCTTTActaccattttgtttttcaccAGACCAAGGTGTAAGTTAGGCTGGATTTTATTtctcttaataataaaaatatctgcTCGCATCCGAAGGCTGTATGAAATTTGCAAACGATTTTTAATTGCAGTTTTAAATTCTCCCAAATCTGACTGAAAAAGACTCATACAATTCGGTCATATCCACTTCATAGAAATTTGGAATTTACTTCGGAGTCACACTAAAAATCGCATGCCTCCATTTCCATATGATTCGacatttattctaatttttatgaaaaaaacacaaagaatGCCATACCTAGGGCATTCATGATTTAACCTACCTTTGGGTTAAATAAGAACGTTCGCTTCCTAATTCACGATatct
This DNA window, taken from Episyrphus balteatus chromosome 2, idEpiBalt1.1, whole genome shotgun sequence, encodes the following:
- the LOC129911325 gene encoding uncharacterized protein LOC129911325; its protein translation is MASALSISGRASIHRESTPGSPNSSRKLAQNDDSQNNDSQQELSDSLDSDDENTTQNSEKLLVEPTIKKGHLKKRIQPKANVNYTLESAYSRDDGQPSSLVNKSNFILILFIIIVPVAVGIYFNASWVSTSDQSPKKVCSFKELQNKYPKEGEYLWHNMKVVNEHILNNRCDKPAVFLFVHHDKQIALKIIKDIAQTSSRCFDSSQIIQNIDFSSKEAIEDYGHVIATYKDTIKEGNVILIANINEIPGEAAKALHAICDTVTPLVKKVIILLSLTAERRNSNEKIIDTAENALRKLWQDKIKPNELDPIITRVTDQVLLLQST